In the Paramisgurnus dabryanus chromosome 18, PD_genome_1.1, whole genome shotgun sequence genome, gtctagtaaacaggagatcctgggttcgaatcccagcggagCCTTTATCATGTGGCCAACTAAGGTCTTTttctttggctgtttctcagttgagatatggtacatcctgataattcagagttgtcacgacagcggtctgttttcagcgaaaggcctgtactttgggcaaaactttctagttttctccctaacggaccaatataatccaattcatggacgccctcgagcataaaaccttcactgataggacttaactctggaagagattcccggtagggcgccatggcttagccggtcaaagcgcctgtcttgtaaacaggagatcctgggttcgaatcccagtggtgccttcttaccatgtttgcgGTCCTCGGCCCCCACTCAGTGGCTTTCTTGTCacattgttgtatctcttcatactgtgactcatcctccctcaaaacagattttaaaatcccagcggtgccttcagtctgtagcctgctaagggctttctttgtttctgtttatcagatgaaatacaacctccttataattcatggttgttatgaaagctgtcataacttccagatatttttggaaaacggaCCAATCTGATTTATGAACAACCTTTACCCTAAAGCCTTCACTAATAGGACTTAATTTCCTGTCAGGACGCCATGTCTTTTGCCTGGCTTTGTTCTCAAGGGTGTCCATGGCCAAAGCACCTGTCTTGTAAGTGGGAGATTACGTGATCAAAATCGCAGTGGTGCCTTTTATCAGTGGTTGTGGTCTTTGGCCTTCATGAAAGGCAGAATGGCGTCAAGCagattaaactttcttttacctgtctaaatgaaaagaaagccgtgcaattttaggatgccctggcattgctgtccaaagaccatgtcttgtaaacgaattgttcgaatcccagcgtttCCTTCCTTTGTCAGTCTCTGCTCTCCCATCTACATAAAAGGCAGGAGGTCCGGGCAGAAAATACGACTGAAATGTTCCCGTTTTCAATAGACCTGAAGCCATGTGACGTCAGGGTGCACAGCATCAGCCGGTCAAAGGGCCTGTCTTGTCAACAGACTGTTGAATTTCAAGCCATGCCTTCCTTTCAACGGCTGTTCTCCGGTTTAATTTGGAGAAAAGAGGTCCACAAGGAGGTTTGACTTTCTTGTActtggtttaattaaaatatagccatggagtttaaggatgtcctggcatagctgttcagtgatcatgtcttgtaaacagattgttcaattccaagtgattccatccttttagttgctgtttctccgttccacatgaaaggcaggaggtccaaaaagaaaatatgacagtcttgttcctgttttcaaaagatctgaagacatgtgacgtaaggttgcacaccattggctggtgaaagttcctgtcctttcatctggagatcctgaattcgtatcccaaaaatgccttccatttgacaattgtgctcattggcatatggaaagagcagaaggtaaaaatagtaattgtaactcttgggctgaaaaatacaaaagctaATAATAATTCAAATCTGTCGTCATCCAGAATTGTGTGCAAAACATCAGTGCTTTTGCATGTAGGctctgtggcgcaatggatagcgcattggacttctagattatgagttgatgtgattcaaaggttgtgggttcgagtcccaccagagtcgcgggttttagctccgaagaccctgctcaatgcatttcatcttacattgttgttcctgttcatactgtgactcaccCTTCCACAATCGGCAGACGGAAGGTGGcgccgtggcttagttggttaaagcgcctgtctagtaaacaggagatcctgggttcgaatcccagcggagCCTTTATCATGTGGCCAACTAAGGTCAGTttctttggctgtttctcagttgAGATATGGTACATCCTGATAATTCAGAGTTGTCACGACAGCGGTCTGTTTTCAGTGAAAGGCCTGTACTTTGGGCAAAACTTTCTAGTTTTCTCCCTAACGGACCAATATAATCCAATTCATGGACGCCCTCGAGCATAAAACCTTCACTGATAGGACTTAACTCTGGAAGAGATTCCTGGTAGGGCGCCATGGCTTAGCCGGTCAAAGCACCTGTCtcgtaaacaggagatcctgggttcgaatcccagtggTGCCTTCTTACGATGTTTGCGGTCCTCGGCCCCCACTCAGTGGCTTTCTTGTCacattgttgtatctcttcatactgtgactcattacttacttacttacttatctCCTTGGATTCCCCGTGGAACAAAGGGCCTCAACAACAGCTCTCCAACGCAGTCTATTCTGGACAGCCTTTTTCAGTTCACCCCACGACAGGTTGCACTTCTTCATTTCCTCTTCGCAGGATCGTCTCCAGGTGGTCTTAGGGCGACCGACCCGTCTCTTTCCCTGAGGATTCCACTGCAAAGCCTGCCGGGTGATGTCCTGTGGGGGCTTCAGCAGGGGGTGTCCTATCCATCGCCATTTACGCCTGGCAATCTGCTGCTTGATGGGATCTTGGTTTGTCCGCTGCCACAAATCAGTGTTTGTTAGTTTGTCTGTCCACCTAATCTTCAGTAAGCTGCGAAGGCAGCCATTGACAAATACTTGGAGTTTGTTGGTTAGGGTGTTGGTGACTCTCCAGGTCTCTGAGCCATAAAGGAGGACAGATTTAACGTTGCTGTTGAAAATTCGTATTTTGTTACGGACAGATAGGGATGTTGACCTCCAGACTGGTCTCAAGGTAATAAAGGCGTATCTAGCTTTCCCAATTCTGGCTTTGATGTCCTCATCAGAACCTCCTCTTGCAGATACCATGCTGCCCAGGTAGGTGAAAGAAGTGACTTCTTTCAGCTCGCTGTCTCCAAGGGTGATTGGCTGCTGCTGCTTTTTAAACAGTGTCATGATAACAGTCTTTTCTAAGTTGATCTGCAGTCCAGTCTTGGATGCTTCATGGACTAGGTTATCGGTTTTCTGTTGCATATGTTGGCATTTCTGTGACATTAGGCACAAGTCATCTGCAAAGTCCAAGTCTTCAAGAGATTGATTAATGGACCACTGGATTCCGGTTTTTCCTGTTTTAGTTGTCTGATGCATCACCCAGTCGACCACCAACAGAAAGATCATTGGGGAGAGCATGCATCCTTGCCGGACTCCTGTTCTCACCTCAAATTCCTCTGTCAATTTGCCGTTATGGATAATTTGGCACGTGGCGCCTTCATAAAGTTGTTGGATCAGTGTGATGAAACTTTGAGGGATTCCATAATGGTTAAGGAGCTGCCAGATGGTTTCCCTGTCCACACTGTCGAACGCTTGACGAAAGTCAATGAAGTTAAGGTACAATGGTGACTGCCACTCCAAGGATTGTTCGATAATGATTCGGAGTGTGGCTATCTGATCTGTACATGACTTTTCTTTCCTGAAGCCGGCTTGTTCTGGCCTAAGTTTTTCTTCCACTGCGTCTTTCAGCCGGTCAAGAATAATGCGGGTCAGTACTTTGCTCGGTACTGAAAGTAGCATGATGCCTCGCCAATTATTGCAGGATCCTAGATCTCCTTTTTTGGGAAGTTTTACCATGTGTCCTTTTTTCCAGTCTGCTGGTACTCTTCCTACCCTCCAAACCTTCTGCAGTAGAGGCAGCAGCATGTTGACTGTGGTTGAAAGGTCTGCCTTGAGCGCCTCTGGGGGAATTCCATCTGGGCCGGCTGCTTTCCCATTTTTCAAGATCTTCAAGGCTTTTAGGATTTCTGCTTTCGTAGGTGGGTTGGTGTTGACTTTGAGTGGTGAGTCTGCAGGGGGGATGTCTGGCCTTTCTGATGGCAGGGGTTGATTTAGGAGTTCTTTAAAGTGATCAGCCCATCGTTGCCTCTGGTCTTTCTCTTTACTGATGGGGTTTCCTACTCTGTCTTTAACCGGTTTGTCCACATTTGTTTTCTTAGTCGAGAGAGTCTTAGTGACCTTATACAGAGTACTGAGGTCCCTCTTTCCTGCTGCCTGTTCTGCCTCCGTTGCTAGCGCATCATAAAAGAGCCTCTTGTCTTTTCTGgcacttttcttaactttcttgTTTATTTGGGTATATTTATCTCGAAGAACTTTCTTTTCCTCTTCGTTCTTGTTGCTGTTAATCTGCTGTTTGATGTCTTTTCTGCTCTTTATCAGTTGCCATGTGTCACTGGAGAGCCATTCCTTTGTTGTCCATTCTCTTTTGCCCAGCACTTCTTGGCACGTGTCTGTCAATGTGTCTCTTAGGGAGCTCCAGTGTTCTTCCAATGGTGTTTCTTCTGTCACCAAGTTCAAGGCTTCAAATCTGTTTTTCAGGGAGGCTGAAAAGGTGTCTCTGTAGTCTTTCTCTTTCAGCCACTGGGTGTTAAACTTGATGTGAGGTCGGTTGGCTATGTCTCTGAAGGCTCGTAGCTTGACTTTGATAGTTCCAATCACCAAGTGATGGTCTGAGGCTACATCTGCCCCTCGTTGGGATCTTGTGTCTTGCAGGCTTCTTCTCCATTTCCTAGAGATTTTGATGTAGTCTATCTGGTTTTTGGTGTTTCCGTCTGGTGAGATCCAGGTTTCTTTGTGGATGTCTTTATGCTGGAATACACTGCCACCAATTACTAGGTCATTAAAAGCACAAAAGTCAGTGAAAAGCTCGCCATTTTCATTCATTTCTCCAAGGGCCTGAGTTCCCATAATCAACTCTTTTCCAAGGTTGTCTTTTCCTATCTTGGCATTCAGGTCACCCATCAATATCTTGATGTCTCTCTTGGGTAACTCGTTGACTACTGTCTGGAGGGAATTGTAGAAGTTTTCTTTTGCTTCCTTGTCAGCATCGTTAGTAGGTGAGTAGCATTGGATGAGTGTAACTTTCCTTCCCTTGGAGTTGAACCTTGCTGTCATGATTCTAGAGGAGACTGGCTGCCATTCCATAAGGGTTTTGGCTGCTACTGGAGACATCATGATAGCAACTCCCTCTGTGTGGTCATGGTTCTCGTCTGCATGTCCAGAATATAGGATTTTCTCTCCACTGGCAAGAGATGTCATGCCAGACCCATTCCATCTGCACTCACAGATTCCCAGTACTTGGATGTTATATCTGTTCATCTCACTTGCCACCTGAGCTGCTTTTCCAGTTTCGTGCATGGTTCGTACGTTCCAAGTTCCGATCTTTGTTGTTGCTTTTATCGTCAGGAGATTCGTCAGCTGGTTGGCTTCCGTGCGGCTTTCACCAATCTGCGTCATTTGTCCTCCTGTAGAGGCATCTCCCAGATTAAAGCACTGGTTGGATTCTTCTGTTGCTTTGGTTTCTGTAGCGTTTGGGGTTTTACGGGGTGGGGTTGCTGGCCCCACGCCCAACCCTCCTCCTTTCTCACCCGGGCTTGGGACCGGCCATGGCGGAGTTACTGTGACTCATCCTCcctcaaaacagattttaaaatcccagcggtgccttcagtctgtagcctgctaagggcttcctttgtttctatttatcagatgaaatacaacctccttataattcatggttgttatgaaagctgtcataacttccagatatttttggaaaacggaCCAATCTGATTTATGAACAACCTTTACCCTAAAGCCTTCACTAATAGGGCTTAATTTCCTGTCAGGACGCCATGTCTTTTGCCTGGCTTTGTTCTCAAGGGTCCCCATGGCCAAAGCACCTGTCTTGTAAGTGGGAGATTACGTGATCAAAATCGCAGTGGTGCCTTTTATCAGTGGTTGTGGTCTTTGGCCTTCATGAAAGGCAGAATGGCGTCAAGCagattaaactttcttttacctgtctaaatgaaaagaaagccgtgcaattttaggatgccctggcattgctgtccaaagaccatgtcttgtaaacgaattgttcgaatcccagcgtttccttcctttgtcagtctctgctctcccatctacatgaaaggcaggaggtccgGGCAGAAAATACGACTGAAATGTTCCCGTTCGTATcccaaaaatgccttccatttgacaattgtgctcaTTGGCATATGGAAAAAGCAGAAGGTAAAAATAGTAATTGTAACTCTTGGGCTGGAAAATACAAaagctaataataatttaaatctgtTTTCATCCAGAATTATGTGCAAAACATCAGTGCTTTTGCATGTAGGctctgtggcgcaatggatagcgcattggacttctagattatgagttcatgtgattcaaaggttgtgggttcgagtcccaccaGAGTTGAGGGTTGTAGCGCCGAAGACCCTGCTCAATGCATTTCATCTTACATTGTTGTTCCtgttcatactgtgactcaccCTTCCACAATCGGCAGATGGAGGGTGGcgccgtggcttagttggttaaagcgcctgtctagtaaacaggagatcctgggttcgaatcccagcggagCCTTTATCATGTGGCCAACTAAGGTC is a window encoding:
- the LOC141280999 gene encoding uncharacterized protein; translation: MTQIGESRTEANQLTNLLTIKATTKIGTWNVRTMHETGKAAQVASEMNRYNIQVLGICECRWNGSGMTSLASGEKILYSGHADENHDHTEGVAIMMSPVAAKTLMEWQPVSSRIMTARFNSKGRKVTLIQCYSPTNDADKEAKENFYNSLQTVVNELPKRDIKILMGDLNAKIGKDNLGKELIMGTQALGEMNENGELFTDFCAFNDLVIGGSVFQHKDIHKETWISPDGNTKNQIDYIKISRKWRRSLQDTRSQRGADVASDHHLVIGTIKVKLRAFRDIANRPHIKFNTQWLKEKDYRDTFSASLKNRFEALNLVTEETPLEEHWSSLRDTLTDTCQEVLGKREWTTKEWLSSDTWQLIKSRKDIKQQINSNKNEEEKKVLRDKYTQINKKVKKSARKDKRLFYDALATEAEQAAGKRDLSTLYKVTKTLSTKKTNVDKPVKDRVGNPISKEKDQRQRWADHFKELLNQPLPSERPDIPPADSPLKVNTNPPTKAEILKALKILKNGKAAGPDGIPPEALKADLSTTVNMLLPLLQKVWRVGRVPADWKKGHMVKLPKKGDLGSCNNWRGIMLLSVPSKVLTRIILDRLKDAVEEKLRPEQAGFRKEKSCTDQIATLRIIIEQSLEWQSPLYLNFIDFRQAFDSVDRETIWQLLNHYGIPQSFITLIQQLYEGATCQIIHNGKLTEEFEVRTGVRQGCMLSPMIFLLVVDWVMHQTTKTGKTGIQWSINQSLEDLDFADDLCLMSQKCQHMQQKTDNLVHEASKTGLQINLEKTVIMTLFKKQQQPITLGDSELKEVTSFTYLGSMVSARGGSDEDIKARIGKARYAFITLRPVWRSTSLSVRNKIRIFNSNVKSVLLYGSETWRVTNTLTNKLQVFVNGCLRSLLKIRWTDKLTNTDLWQRTNQDPIKQQIARRKWRWIGHPLLKPPQDITRQALQWNPQGKRRVGRPKTTWRRSCEEEMKKCNLSWGELKKAVQNRLRWRAVVEALCSTGNPRR